A window of the Pedobacter frigiditerrae genome harbors these coding sequences:
- a CDS encoding phytanoyl-CoA dioxygenase family protein, translating into MNAELSKEQIAFYQENGYVVIEDFLSPEELAQWREAVMESIADRNGLKMPGKNININEDDGINKDAAYFNNVFDQLLNLWQTNEKVKNIMLDERIGKMVSQLSGADGVRIWHDQALIKRPWANPTSWHLDTPFWSFSDRRALSIWVALDDATYENGCLFFIPGSYKETTFENPGIGKNMGEIFNFYPQFKTTKSVAAPMKAGSCSFHNGLTIHGAHANMTPGFRRAMTCAYMPDGNVFNGEPNILPDAYLKTIKVGDLLNSEEQNPLIYHR; encoded by the coding sequence ATGAACGCTGAACTTTCAAAAGAACAGATAGCCTTTTACCAAGAGAATGGTTATGTGGTTATCGAAGACTTTTTATCGCCTGAAGAACTAGCGCAGTGGCGTGAAGCTGTTATGGAATCCATTGCCGATAGAAATGGATTAAAGATGCCAGGTAAAAACATCAATATCAATGAGGATGATGGAATCAATAAAGATGCGGCCTATTTCAATAATGTTTTTGATCAATTATTAAATCTTTGGCAAACCAATGAAAAGGTAAAGAATATCATGCTTGATGAACGTATTGGTAAAATGGTTTCTCAACTTTCTGGAGCAGATGGGGTTCGCATTTGGCACGATCAAGCATTGATCAAACGGCCTTGGGCAAATCCAACTTCATGGCACTTAGATACGCCATTTTGGTCGTTTTCAGATCGCAGAGCATTGTCTATTTGGGTAGCCTTAGATGATGCTACTTACGAAAATGGATGTTTGTTTTTCATCCCGGGTTCCTACAAGGAAACTACCTTTGAAAATCCTGGTATTGGTAAAAATATGGGAGAAATATTCAATTTTTACCCCCAATTTAAAACTACTAAATCTGTTGCTGCCCCAATGAAAGCTGGGAGCTGCTCTTTTCATAATGGGTTAACCATTCACGGTGCACATGCAAACATGACCCCGGGTTTTCGCAGGGCGATGACTTGCGCCTATATGCCTGATGGGAATGTGTTTAACGGAGAGCCAAATATTTTGCCTGATGCTTATTTGAAAACCATAAAGGTGGGTGATTTGCTAAACAGCGAAGAACAAAATCCGTTAATTTATCATAGGTAA
- a CDS encoding sugar phosphate isomerase/epimerase family protein: MLNINFYCPRWGSEDIPWARFCEEVKTAGFDGVEVYPLQSPNEKEEMLRQLALHNLEFSLLHAEMKEGKDFEKYKLALERNLYELVDYQDDQIKPQFITTQTGREYYTQDQMAECFAICDRISKESGIKIIQETHRNKWSYAAHVVKDYLKKFPSLELALDISHWVCVSESYLEDQQDAIDLAIQHTMHLHARVGHTEGPQVTDPRADENKEALEHHLKIWDKWIAHLKKNKISKCTITPEFGPYPYMPYKNNTTKPIASQWGINCFMKNLLKSRYTNN, from the coding sequence ATGCTAAATATTAATTTCTATTGCCCAAGGTGGGGCTCAGAAGATATTCCTTGGGCTCGGTTTTGTGAGGAGGTAAAAACGGCTGGTTTTGATGGTGTAGAAGTTTATCCATTGCAATCTCCAAATGAAAAGGAAGAAATGCTTCGCCAGTTAGCTTTACATAATTTAGAGTTTTCATTGCTTCATGCAGAAATGAAAGAAGGTAAGGATTTTGAAAAGTATAAGCTTGCTTTGGAAAGAAATTTATACGAGTTGGTAGACTACCAAGATGATCAAATTAAACCTCAGTTTATTACCACGCAAACGGGCAGGGAATATTATACGCAAGATCAAATGGCGGAGTGTTTTGCCATTTGTGATCGAATTAGTAAGGAATCGGGTATTAAAATTATTCAAGAAACCCATCGAAATAAATGGTCGTATGCAGCTCATGTTGTTAAGGATTATTTAAAGAAGTTTCCATCGCTTGAACTGGCTTTAGACATTTCGCATTGGGTATGTGTTTCTGAAAGTTATTTAGAAGATCAGCAAGACGCCATAGATTTAGCCATACAGCATACCATGCATTTACATGCAAGAGTTGGACATACTGAAGGACCACAAGTGACAGACCCTAGAGCTGATGAAAATAAAGAAGCCCTGGAACATCATTTAAAAATTTGGGATAAATGGATAGCGCATTTAAAGAAAAACAAAATATCAAAATGTACAATAACACCAGAGTTTGGGCCATATCCATATATGCCTTATAAAAATAATACTACAAAGCCGATTGCCAGTCAATGGGGAATAAATTGCTTTATGAAAAATTTACTTAAAAGCAGATACACTAATAATTAA
- a CDS encoding glycosyl hydrolase — protein MKLHRRRFLQLGSITLAGIPLSKLTAQAAWYDHTAFSPKEDLYELFKNPKGAAKPFVRWWWNGNRVVKAELLRELDILKAAGVGGVEINSIRFPDTSNPLNYKEMNWLSDEWLDMLKTAVEGAKQRGLVCDIIMGSGWPFGAEFLTKDEQTQMMALGTKDFTGPQTIEVNRADLLKLVDPALASKNKTPYKELSFLRLAPASLKNPADAIDLDSKINQEIITLNIPEGKHVLYFLVKITGYMNVIYGAPGANGPVLNHYNKIAVEMYLNKLSDAIKPKLGSMGNLFRSVFVDSLELQGANWCDDFEAEFDKRRGYALRPHLPFILFKTGTHGRPINEVYGAQFSSELQDQVERIRFDFETTKMELFKERFLDVFLTWCKQNGVLSRVQAYGREYHPSDSSMSIDIPECETWMRKYVGEDLKDYDYTQGRTYSPVNKFVASGAKLSGKKLVSCEEITNTEVVFNATMEMIKLTGDQSNLSGVNHSIIHGFNYSPPDAPFPGWVRYGTFVNERNPINEFFKLWIAYKARLSTIFQEGEMRSDIALMHPLVDLWSKYSVQWDPFPEKAFPDYAHNVWEAIHQNGGGCDYVSEYVLQNSKSANGKLTYGPRIYKTLIVVELETMHPDTAKSISNYIASGGKVIFIGKQPSHAPGLKGKAMDKQVLDTIKQAKQKYPTNAIEYPSPTGEILTWYKDLQTKAGIKPFIKIDKPSSSVSQVYYKYGALDCFFISNYSKDKRHEFNAEFDVALSKTAWIWNAEDGSRMLYPTNGASNKLHIPLGPAESKLIVFDENKTGKKYSIIKPNEKTAITISTPWKLSLNHLDGSTKQITLAKLVDFKDDVDLSIFGGVAIYENTVNVTDILKANYLDLGKVHGVCELIINGKSAGVKWYGDRIYSLGGLLKLGSNSIVIKITTTMGNYVGSLKTNKDSIKWIKGKNQPVYSNGMLGPVRLMG, from the coding sequence ATGAAACTGCACAGAAGAAGATTTTTACAGTTGGGTTCTATAACGCTTGCTGGTATTCCATTAAGTAAATTAACTGCTCAGGCAGCTTGGTATGATCATACAGCATTTTCTCCAAAAGAAGATTTATATGAATTATTTAAAAATCCAAAGGGTGCGGCGAAACCATTTGTAAGATGGTGGTGGAACGGCAACAGGGTAGTAAAAGCTGAACTTTTGCGTGAGCTTGATATATTAAAAGCGGCTGGTGTTGGTGGTGTAGAAATTAATTCCATCAGGTTTCCTGACACCTCAAATCCTTTAAATTATAAGGAAATGAACTGGTTAAGCGATGAGTGGCTTGATATGCTGAAAACCGCAGTAGAAGGTGCAAAGCAACGTGGATTGGTTTGCGATATTATCATGGGTTCTGGCTGGCCATTTGGAGCAGAGTTTTTAACAAAAGATGAGCAAACCCAGATGATGGCCTTGGGTACAAAGGATTTTACTGGTCCACAAACCATAGAAGTTAATCGTGCAGATTTATTAAAGCTAGTCGACCCAGCTTTAGCCTCAAAAAATAAAACACCTTATAAAGAATTGAGTTTTTTAAGACTAGCTCCTGCCTCGCTTAAAAATCCAGCAGATGCGATAGATCTTGACAGTAAAATTAATCAAGAAATTATCACTTTAAATATCCCAGAAGGCAAACACGTTTTATATTTCCTAGTAAAAATTACAGGCTACATGAATGTAATTTATGGCGCTCCAGGTGCAAATGGACCTGTATTAAACCACTATAATAAAATAGCGGTCGAAATGTATCTTAATAAATTATCAGATGCAATAAAACCTAAACTAGGATCGATGGGTAATTTATTTAGATCTGTTTTTGTAGATAGCCTAGAGTTGCAAGGAGCCAATTGGTGTGATGATTTTGAAGCGGAATTTGATAAAAGAAGAGGTTATGCCTTGCGACCACATTTGCCATTCATTTTATTTAAAACAGGTACACACGGTAGGCCAATAAATGAGGTTTATGGGGCACAATTTTCATCAGAATTACAAGATCAAGTAGAGCGAATTCGTTTCGATTTTGAGACTACAAAAATGGAACTTTTTAAGGAAAGATTTTTAGATGTCTTTTTAACCTGGTGTAAACAAAATGGTGTTTTATCGAGGGTACAAGCCTATGGAAGAGAATATCATCCATCAGATTCTAGCATGAGCATTGATATTCCAGAATGCGAAACATGGATGCGTAAATATGTGGGGGAGGACTTAAAGGATTATGATTATACACAAGGAAGAACTTATTCTCCAGTAAATAAATTTGTAGCATCTGGTGCTAAATTGAGCGGGAAAAAATTGGTGTCATGCGAAGAGATTACCAACACCGAAGTAGTTTTTAATGCCACAATGGAAATGATTAAATTAACTGGAGATCAGAGCAATCTTTCTGGTGTAAATCATAGCATTATTCACGGTTTCAATTACAGTCCGCCAGATGCGCCTTTCCCAGGCTGGGTTCGGTATGGCACTTTTGTAAATGAAAGAAATCCAATCAATGAATTTTTTAAGCTATGGATTGCCTATAAAGCTCGATTATCTACAATTTTTCAAGAAGGTGAAATGCGCTCTGATATTGCTTTGATGCATCCATTGGTAGATTTATGGAGCAAATACAGCGTGCAGTGGGATCCTTTTCCAGAAAAAGCTTTTCCAGATTATGCTCATAATGTTTGGGAAGCTATTCATCAAAATGGAGGCGGTTGCGATTATGTAAGCGAATATGTTTTGCAAAATTCTAAATCTGCCAATGGCAAACTAACTTATGGACCAAGAATATATAAAACCTTAATAGTTGTTGAGTTAGAAACAATGCATCCGGATACGGCAAAGTCAATAAGTAACTATATCGCATCTGGCGGAAAAGTTATATTCATTGGCAAACAGCCAAGCCATGCACCCGGTTTAAAAGGAAAGGCAATGGATAAGCAAGTTCTTGATACTATCAAACAGGCAAAACAAAAATATCCAACAAATGCCATCGAATACCCTTCGCCAACTGGCGAAATTTTAACTTGGTATAAAGATTTACAAACAAAAGCAGGAATTAAACCATTTATTAAAATTGATAAACCAAGCTCTTCTGTTAGTCAGGTATATTATAAATATGGAGCTTTAGATTGTTTCTTCATCTCCAATTATAGTAAGGATAAACGACACGAGTTTAACGCAGAATTTGATGTAGCTCTCAGTAAAACTGCATGGATTTGGAATGCGGAAGATGGTTCTAGAATGCTATATCCAACAAATGGCGCTAGCAATAAATTACACATCCCATTGGGGCCAGCAGAATCAAAATTAATTGTATTTGATGAAAATAAAACTGGTAAAAAATATTCCATTATTAAACCAAATGAAAAGACTGCAATAACGATTTCAACGCCTTGGAAATTGAGTTTAAATCATTTAGATGGTAGTACGAAACAGATTACTTTAGCTAAGTTGGTTGATTTTAAAGATGATGTTGATTTGAGCATTTTTGGCGGTGTTGCCATTTATGAAAATACAGTCAATGTAACCGATATTCTTAAAGCAAATTATCTAGATTTGGGAAAAGTACACGGTGTTTGTGAACTGATAATTAACGGAAAAAGTGCAGGTGTAAAATGGTATGGTGATAGGATATATTCGCTTGGTGGGCTTTTAAAATTAGGCAGTAATTCCATTGTAATTAAAATTACCACAACAATGGGTAATTACGTTGGGTCGCTAAAAACCAATAAGGATTCTATAAAATGGATTAAAGGGAAAAATCAGCCAGTATATTCTAATGGAATGTTGGGGCCAGTAAGGTTAATGGGCTAA
- a CDS encoding TraB/GumN family protein encodes MKFSSLNRFLLKIYVFSFLFFAFLSKSYAQQPTKYSLLWEISGNGLKKPSYLFGSMHLKDKRIFNFSDSVIKAMDSSSAFVMEVHPDSVNKSYFDESKEKVVKRDVLKLLSSAQIDTLMKRFKAKNGFEADSATLNNPILISALMKPDYAKPDDMPSFVDAYLYGIARTLKKKIFGLEKIEDQMELLYEDDEDILALFDDNEQQKEYVEEMIAVYARGNINEIYDFLKDEEGVEDADNSIARNLVMANGMKELFKNETVFTVVGAAHLPGDKGLIALLKKDGYKVRPVTSTFTGVAKNYQIDYAKMDWYHHIDPTYNYNIDFPSLPARKFQKGTSAVTVYSDISTETIFTATASFTGPITAANAESYLDTVAKTYAESEAVEIISQKKIVKDGIAALELEAKTKSKFVRTIIQYNNSQFFTVSVEGPKNNLHDYFGNHFLESFHSTKPVAVSADNWITHKNEAGAFSVKMPLKPEELKKEVANPNFPDYPYQINMYLATDQVRLINYILRYNDFPTGLYLANLPVVFESLTKPFEGKAEIISGPTKIFKDGYEGRSVEMVMQGYHMEAQMFVRGNRTYMLLKQNLNGEQKPEEDPFFKSFKFENYIASPTIPFSVGNLKVQMPSKPLTMPSEDEDEGEIQNTKLYYAVNNNTGGVYGLQSAKISKYARYKSLDTLYKTLLDGLKGETDSLIKIEDILIGSIKAKQYTAKDTLAGTEKKLRIWIDKDQFYFQTTLTSKEEILGKQSIDFFNNINYTPHPSTINLFSSKADLIMADLKSKDTTTFKAAFKALNYYGFEKDELPIIYKALRLTYDDDTIGYGVRGRLIGKLKELKNETTIPFLKELYQAKNPDVIRAKILGSIPAIDSTNYDWYLKKLIETPPLKIKDYWGLFRPLNDSLSFAGKHLNELIPLMNDEGYRTQILTIVSQMLGDDNKALYQDLINTNKEKIVAKAISDIDEYISKPSDYPSNVYSYLNILTKLALKPLADEFTKKVFKLDSSIYMHTTALATRIKLNLPLDIKMLSEQLDSLSTRYEIMQAYKTAGRLKEVPLKYRKHDEFGKLMVYNYANEEDYYPQEIKLLGKIKEGDKTYYAYEVSFDEDGEVKKYLAIAGAFNDKSEDLDFENLFGFLGDDELEEDWETQAKALIETYNSEQ; translated from the coding sequence ATGAAATTTTCCTCTTTGAATAGGTTTTTGTTAAAAATCTATGTGTTCTCTTTTTTGTTTTTTGCTTTCCTTTCTAAAAGTTACGCTCAGCAACCTACCAAATACAGTTTACTCTGGGAAATAAGTGGTAATGGACTTAAAAAGCCATCCTACTTATTTGGATCCATGCACCTAAAGGATAAACGGATTTTTAATTTCAGCGATTCAGTGATTAAAGCAATGGATTCAAGTTCTGCTTTTGTAATGGAAGTACATCCTGATAGTGTTAACAAATCTTATTTCGATGAAAGCAAGGAGAAAGTTGTAAAAAGAGATGTGCTAAAACTATTATCTTCTGCGCAAATTGATACCTTAATGAAAAGATTTAAGGCTAAAAATGGCTTTGAAGCAGATAGTGCCACCTTAAATAATCCGATATTGATTTCGGCATTAATGAAACCAGATTACGCTAAACCTGATGATATGCCATCATTTGTAGATGCTTATTTATACGGTATTGCCAGAACATTGAAGAAAAAAATATTTGGCTTAGAGAAAATTGAGGACCAAATGGAATTGTTGTATGAGGACGACGAAGATATTTTGGCTTTATTTGACGACAATGAACAGCAAAAAGAATATGTAGAAGAGATGATTGCTGTGTATGCTAGAGGAAATATTAATGAGATATATGATTTTCTGAAAGATGAGGAAGGTGTAGAAGATGCTGACAATTCGATTGCTCGTAACCTTGTAATGGCTAACGGAATGAAAGAACTGTTTAAAAATGAAACTGTCTTTACCGTTGTTGGCGCTGCTCACTTACCCGGCGATAAAGGACTTATTGCCTTGCTTAAAAAAGATGGATATAAAGTTAGGCCTGTAACCTCAACCTTTACTGGTGTTGCCAAAAACTATCAAATTGATTATGCTAAAATGGATTGGTATCATCATATAGATCCAACGTATAATTATAACATAGATTTCCCATCATTGCCTGCCCGCAAGTTTCAAAAAGGCACGTCTGCGGTAACTGTTTACTCAGATATTTCTACTGAAACAATATTTACAGCAACTGCTAGTTTTACAGGTCCAATTACAGCAGCCAATGCCGAAAGTTATTTAGATACAGTAGCTAAAACATACGCTGAAAGTGAAGCAGTAGAAATAATCAGCCAAAAGAAAATAGTTAAAGATGGCATTGCGGCCTTAGAACTTGAAGCCAAAACAAAAAGCAAATTTGTTAGAACGATAATTCAATATAACAACAGTCAGTTTTTCACAGTTTCTGTAGAAGGGCCAAAAAACAACTTGCATGATTATTTTGGTAATCATTTTTTAGAATCTTTTCACAGCACTAAACCTGTTGCTGTTAGTGCTGATAATTGGATTACTCATAAAAATGAAGCCGGTGCCTTTTCGGTTAAAATGCCTTTAAAACCCGAAGAACTTAAAAAAGAAGTTGCCAACCCAAATTTTCCAGATTACCCCTATCAAATTAACATGTATTTGGCAACAGACCAAGTTAGGCTGATCAATTATATTTTGAGATATAATGATTTCCCGACAGGATTATATTTAGCTAATCTACCTGTGGTTTTTGAATCCTTAACAAAACCATTTGAAGGAAAAGCAGAGATTATTAGCGGTCCCACAAAGATTTTTAAAGATGGCTACGAAGGACGATCAGTTGAGATGGTCATGCAAGGTTACCACATGGAAGCACAAATGTTTGTAAGGGGCAATAGAACTTATATGCTCTTAAAGCAAAATTTAAATGGGGAACAAAAACCAGAGGAAGACCCTTTCTTCAAATCTTTTAAATTTGAAAACTATATTGCATCACCAACTATTCCTTTCAGTGTAGGAAATTTAAAAGTGCAAATGCCAAGCAAACCTTTAACCATGCCGAGTGAAGACGAAGATGAAGGAGAGATACAAAACACGAAGTTGTATTATGCCGTTAACAATAATACTGGAGGGGTTTATGGTCTGCAATCTGCCAAAATTAGTAAGTATGCTCGCTACAAAAGTTTAGATACTTTATATAAAACACTGTTAGACGGATTAAAGGGTGAAACAGATAGCTTGATCAAAATAGAAGATATCCTTATCGGCAGTATTAAAGCAAAGCAATACACCGCAAAAGATACTTTAGCTGGAACAGAGAAAAAGCTTCGCATTTGGATTGATAAAGATCAATTTTATTTTCAAACTACCCTAACCAGCAAGGAAGAGATATTAGGGAAGCAATCGATAGACTTTTTTAATAATATCAATTACACACCACATCCTTCAACTATAAATTTGTTTTCTTCTAAGGCCGATTTAATCATGGCCGACTTGAAAAGCAAAGACACCACTACATTTAAAGCGGCATTTAAGGCATTAAATTACTATGGTTTTGAGAAGGATGAATTGCCCATTATTTATAAAGCATTAAGATTAACTTATGATGATGATACAATAGGTTATGGTGTAAGAGGAAGATTGATTGGTAAGTTGAAAGAATTAAAAAATGAAACCACCATTCCTTTTCTTAAAGAATTATATCAAGCAAAAAATCCAGATGTTATCCGTGCTAAAATTTTAGGCTCAATACCAGCTATTGATTCTACCAATTACGATTGGTACCTTAAAAAATTGATCGAAACACCACCTTTAAAAATAAAAGACTATTGGGGTTTATTTCGCCCCTTAAATGACTCACTTTCATTCGCAGGTAAACATTTAAATGAGCTCATCCCATTAATGAACGATGAAGGTTACAGAACTCAAATTTTAACCATTGTTTCTCAAATGCTAGGAGATGATAACAAAGCGTTATATCAAGATTTAATTAATACCAATAAGGAAAAAATTGTTGCAAAGGCAATCTCAGATATTGATGAATACATTTCTAAGCCAAGCGACTATCCCTCAAATGTTTATTCATATTTAAATATTTTAACAAAGCTAGCTTTAAAACCTTTGGCAGATGAGTTTACCAAAAAGGTGTTTAAATTAGACTCTTCTATTTATATGCACACCACGGCGTTAGCAACCCGAATTAAACTGAATTTGCCTTTAGACATAAAAATGTTAAGTGAGCAATTAGATAGTTTAAGTACAAGGTATGAAATTATGCAAGCTTACAAGACAGCTGGAAGGTTAAAAGAAGTGCCATTAAAATATCGGAAACACGATGAATTTGGCAAACTAATGGTTTATAACTACGCAAATGAAGAGGATTATTATCCACAAGAGATTAAACTTTTAGGTAAAATAAAAGAAGGCGATAAGACCTATTACGCTTATGAGGTAAGCTTCGATGAAGATGGAGAAGTGAAAAAATATTTAGCTATTGCAGGTGCTTTTAATGATAAAAGTGAAGACTTGGATTTCGAAAATCTTTTTGGTTTCTTGGGGGATGATGAATTAGAAGAGGATTGGGAAACACAAGCCAAAGCGTTAATAGAAACCTATAATTCAGAACAATAA
- a CDS encoding GNAT family N-acetyltransferase: MEEVKLNLNEKNQGAFVVLDGDEQLGEMVLALVDKDLIVYHTEVSPKAEGKGLAKLMLNAMVVYARENSLKVVPLCPYVHAQFKRHPADYEDIWNKIHENE, from the coding sequence ATGGAAGAAGTAAAATTAAACCTAAACGAAAAAAACCAAGGTGCTTTTGTAGTTTTAGATGGTGATGAACAACTTGGCGAAATGGTATTGGCCCTAGTTGATAAAGATTTGATTGTTTACCATACAGAAGTTTCTCCAAAGGCAGAAGGGAAAGGTTTGGCAAAATTAATGCTTAATGCCATGGTGGTTTATGCTAGAGAAAATAGCTTAAAAGTTGTTCCGCTTTGCCCTTATGTGCATGCTCAATTCAAAAGGCATCCAGCAGATTACGAAGATATTTGGAATAAGATTCACGAAAACGAATAA
- a CDS encoding M23 family metallopeptidase — translation MKNFSNKAIQLAKICLCILFLSSCKSGPFNLLKPASPHQEYERKLINAGLNQTTMGTMWINNAQQSLQKALPIKLPYQEKGYFSAEKVDVAAFRFNLLRGQKLEVKITKKPDLGFMIYADVWETTATTEFKLLSSSDTLGNPIQLDADKSGTYILRLQPELLGSGEYTLEITTGPSLNYPLKAASKNQIQSLWGVGRDNNTRRHEGVDIFAPFRTPVIAVASGRVTGVNTNNLGGKVVWFRPAGKDYTLYYAHLDEQNVTEGQVVNYGNTLGRMGNTGNAQGGPPHLHFGIYTSGGAIDPYPFINPAIETLPKIATSLTNLNTTMRTLSNTSLDDISLKAGTVLRVMAATGNNYRLELPDGKTGYLLGKTLTTVSKPLNKIKIKIAQSLFDKPEYDAAVKLDLKEGQTLNVLGTYGDFQLVLDANNQTGWLNIK, via the coding sequence ATGAAGAATTTTAGCAATAAAGCTATTCAATTAGCAAAAATATGTCTTTGCATTTTATTTTTGTCATCGTGTAAAAGTGGACCTTTTAATTTACTAAAACCAGCTTCGCCACATCAAGAATATGAAAGGAAATTGATTAATGCAGGGCTTAATCAAACAACAATGGGTACCATGTGGATTAATAATGCACAACAAAGCCTGCAAAAAGCATTACCAATTAAATTGCCGTATCAAGAGAAAGGATATTTTTCTGCAGAAAAGGTTGATGTGGCTGCCTTTCGATTTAACCTATTGAGAGGTCAAAAGTTGGAAGTTAAAATCACGAAAAAACCTGATCTTGGTTTTATGATTTATGCTGATGTCTGGGAAACAACAGCAACCACTGAATTTAAGTTGCTAAGTTCTAGCGACACCTTAGGAAATCCCATCCAGCTTGATGCTGATAAATCTGGCACCTATATTTTAAGGCTGCAACCAGAATTATTAGGCAGTGGAGAGTATACTTTAGAAATTACAACAGGACCATCCTTAAACTATCCCTTAAAAGCTGCAAGTAAAAATCAAATTCAAAGTTTATGGGGAGTTGGCAGGGATAATAATACTCGACGACATGAGGGTGTAGATATTTTTGCGCCTTTTAGAACTCCGGTTATTGCAGTTGCTTCGGGTAGGGTAACAGGTGTAAATACAAATAATTTGGGAGGGAAAGTAGTGTGGTTTAGGCCAGCCGGAAAAGATTATACTTTATATTATGCCCATTTGGATGAACAAAACGTAACAGAAGGCCAAGTTGTTAATTATGGTAATACCTTAGGTAGGATGGGCAATACTGGCAATGCGCAAGGCGGTCCACCGCATTTACATTTCGGCATTTATACAAGTGGTGGAGCAATAGACCCATATCCTTTTATCAATCCAGCAATTGAAACTCTGCCAAAAATAGCAACATCATTAACTAATTTAAACACTACTATGCGAACACTCTCAAACACCAGCCTTGATGATATCAGTCTTAAAGCTGGAACGGTATTAAGAGTTATGGCTGCAACTGGAAATAATTATAGATTAGAATTGCCAGATGGGAAAACAGGTTACTTATTAGGCAAAACGTTAACAACTGTTTCAAAACCACTTAATAAAATAAAAATTAAAATAGCACAATCGCTATTCGATAAACCAGAATATGATGCAGCTGTAAAGTTAGATTTAAAAGAAGGACAAACCCTTAATGTACTTGGTACTTATGGCGATTTTCAGTTGGTTTTGGATGCAAATAATCAAACTGGCTGGTTAAATATAAAATAA
- a CDS encoding TetR/AcrR family transcriptional regulator, which translates to MRVRDEEKVQLVKQKALESLVKDGFEGFSMNKLAKACSISVATLYIYYKDKDDLIISLAHEEGEKMATAMIENFTPSLSFEEGMRIQWLNRYAYVVGNPLAYQFFEQLRTSTYQVKFLETFMKKFKVVISEFMHNVVARGEMNPMPLEVFWSVAYAPLYSLVRFDNEGQSVGGKPFKMTDEVLWQTFDLVIKALKN; encoded by the coding sequence ATGCGAGTAAGAGATGAAGAAAAAGTTCAGCTAGTAAAACAAAAAGCACTTGAAAGCCTAGTTAAAGATGGTTTTGAAGGATTTAGCATGAATAAGCTGGCCAAAGCTTGTAGCATTTCTGTTGCCACACTTTACATCTATTATAAAGACAAAGACGATTTAATCATCAGCCTTGCGCATGAAGAAGGTGAGAAAATGGCTACTGCGATGATAGAAAATTTCACGCCATCACTCTCATTTGAAGAAGGAATGCGCATTCAATGGTTAAATCGATATGCTTATGTTGTTGGAAATCCATTAGCTTACCAGTTTTTCGAGCAGCTGCGAACTTCAACCTATCAAGTTAAGTTCCTAGAAACCTTCATGAAAAAATTTAAGGTCGTTATTAGTGAGTTTATGCATAATGTAGTAGCCAGGGGCGAAATGAATCCTATGCCATTAGAGGTTTTTTGGTCTGTGGCTTATGCACCCTTATATTCATTGGTAAGGTTTGATAATGAAGGGCAAAGCGTGGGTGGTAAACCATTTAAAATGACTGATGAAGTTTTATGGCAAACATTTGATTTAGTAATTAAAGCGTTAAAAAATTAA